The following coding sequences are from one Streptomyces sp. NBC_01294 window:
- a CDS encoding RNA polymerase sigma factor, with amino-acid sequence MSAAQAVEAVFRIESARIIAGVARIVRDVGIAEEIAQDALVAALEQWPESGVPDRPGAWLTATAKHRAIDLVRRKETYARKLAEVGRSLEDVPPPAEPAELADPEHIDDDLLRLIFTSCHPVLATDARIALTLRLMGGLTTQEIARAFLASEPTIAQRIVRAKRALAKAGVPFEVPYGADRETRLSSVLEVIYLVFNEGYSATAGDDLVRPALCEDALRLARVLAGLMPKEPEVHGLAALLEFQASRIATRTGPDGEPVLLADQNRARWNRMLIDRGARALRQAGNGPYSVQAAIAGCHAAAVRYEDTDWPRIAALYGRLVQLVPSPVVELNRAVAVSMAEGPEAALPLVDALMREPALRSYHLLPSVRGDLLERLGRPGEARAEFERAASLTRNEQERTLLLRRAARL; translated from the coding sequence GTGAGTGCGGCCCAGGCGGTCGAAGCGGTGTTCAGGATCGAGTCCGCGCGGATCATCGCCGGTGTCGCCCGTATCGTGCGGGACGTCGGCATCGCGGAGGAGATCGCCCAGGACGCCCTCGTCGCCGCGCTGGAACAGTGGCCCGAGTCGGGCGTCCCGGACCGGCCGGGCGCCTGGCTCACGGCCACCGCCAAGCACCGCGCGATCGACCTCGTCCGCCGCAAGGAGACGTACGCGCGCAAGCTCGCGGAGGTCGGCCGGAGCCTGGAGGACGTACCGCCGCCCGCCGAACCGGCCGAGCTCGCGGACCCTGAGCACATCGACGACGACCTGCTGCGCCTGATCTTCACCTCCTGCCACCCCGTCCTCGCCACGGACGCCCGGATCGCGCTGACCCTGCGCCTGATGGGCGGACTGACGACCCAGGAGATCGCCCGCGCCTTCCTCGCGTCCGAGCCGACCATCGCCCAGCGCATCGTCCGGGCGAAGCGGGCCCTGGCCAAGGCCGGGGTGCCCTTCGAGGTCCCGTACGGCGCCGACCGCGAGACCCGGCTCTCCTCGGTGCTGGAGGTCATCTACCTCGTCTTCAACGAGGGGTACTCGGCCACCGCCGGGGACGACCTCGTCCGCCCCGCCCTGTGCGAGGACGCCCTGCGCCTGGCCCGCGTCCTGGCCGGCCTGATGCCCAAGGAGCCCGAGGTGCACGGCCTCGCCGCGCTGCTGGAGTTCCAGGCGTCCCGGATCGCCACCCGCACCGGCCCCGACGGCGAACCGGTGCTGCTCGCCGACCAGAACCGGGCCCGGTGGAACCGCATGCTCATCGACCGCGGTGCCCGGGCCCTGCGCCAGGCCGGGAACGGCCCGTACTCCGTCCAGGCCGCGATCGCCGGCTGCCACGCGGCGGCGGTCCGCTACGAGGACACGGACTGGCCGAGGATCGCGGCCCTCTACGGGCGGCTCGTCCAGCTGGTCCCGTCACCGGTGGTGGAACTCAACCGGGCGGTCGCGGTCTCGATGGCCGAGGGGCCCGAGGCGGCCCTGCCGCTGGTCGACGCCCTGATGCGGGAACCGGCCCTGCGCTCCTACCACTTGCTGCCGAGCGTACGGGGAGATCTGCTGGAGCGGCTCGGCCGGCCCGGCGAGGCCCGCGCGGAGTTCGAACGCGCGGCCTCGCTCACCCGCAACGAGCAGGAACGCACTCTCCTCCTGCGGCGCGCGGCCCGCCTCTGA
- a CDS encoding YciI family protein, with protein sequence MPRFLTMIRINEQQLSPETPFPADFEQRMGALHEEITKAGVMLDTAGLLPTSEGTRLTWSGGKVSYTDGPFTETKEVVGGYSLSQCKDKAEAIEWTRRFLEIHPPEWNVSAEVREIQEM encoded by the coding sequence ATGCCGCGCTTCCTGACGATGATCCGCATCAACGAGCAGCAACTCTCCCCCGAGACCCCGTTCCCGGCCGATTTCGAGCAGCGGATGGGCGCCCTGCACGAGGAGATCACCAAGGCCGGGGTCATGCTCGACACGGCGGGTCTGCTGCCCACCTCCGAGGGCACCCGGCTCACCTGGTCCGGCGGGAAGGTCAGCTACACCGACGGTCCCTTCACCGAGACCAAGGAGGTCGTCGGCGGCTACTCCCTGAGCCAGTGCAAGGACAAGGCCGAGGCCATCGAGTGGACCCGCCGGTTCCTCGAGATCCACCCGCCGGAGTGGAACGTCAGCGCCGAGGTCCGGGAGATCCAGGAAATGTGA
- a CDS encoding thioredoxin family protein, with translation MARRVHQPLENQEFDFILSMTTGPVLAYFCGTWPKAVEACRAMDAVVGELAQEYGTRFTAVRTDMTRCPEPTKRYGVTSAPTAVLIKDGEAVASQAGPMTREEFRAFLDAHL, from the coding sequence ATGGCACGTCGGGTGCACCAGCCACTGGAGAACCAGGAGTTCGACTTCATCCTCTCGATGACGACGGGGCCCGTTCTCGCGTACTTCTGCGGCACCTGGCCCAAGGCCGTCGAGGCGTGCCGCGCGATGGACGCGGTCGTCGGCGAACTGGCGCAGGAGTACGGGACGCGGTTCACCGCCGTCCGCACCGACATGACCCGGTGCCCCGAGCCGACGAAGCGCTACGGCGTGACGAGCGCGCCGACCGCCGTGCTCATCAAGGACGGCGAGGCGGTCGCGAGCCAGGCGGGGCCGATGACGCGCGAGGAGTTCCGGGCGTTCCTGGACGCCCACCTCTGA
- a CDS encoding BtrH N-terminal domain-containing protein: MTEHSPRPTPAGLLYADFGTGRHRESSLVRHALGSTHDEALVAGLAGGIGFMYFVFEYAGHPPLLTIVAQAHPDPWARSALDRLRVPYEVAHSSKPRWDRVHAALDAGRPVFCTVDRSGLPWHEDTPEMAGADPYTVVLAGYDGDVLYVEDGAPAPYRIDAQEFGAAWSGHRKGRHQMIVPTGPATGAPDVEGALAATAARLTGPVLGNKFDVNFGFSGMEKLAAQLRDTRTKTGWERRFGAPEAFLAGTRRLYACLEEEWTAPGATRPLYADFLDLVGRPEAAALFRASAGHWSRLAELARAAGPDVDTAGRRALFDECAGLVDRSLDLERRAVTLL, from the coding sequence ATGACCGAGCACTCACCCCGGCCGACGCCCGCCGGACTCCTCTACGCGGACTTCGGCACCGGGCGCCACCGAGAGAGCTCCCTGGTCCGGCACGCCCTCGGCAGCACGCACGACGAGGCACTCGTCGCGGGCCTCGCCGGCGGGATCGGCTTCATGTACTTCGTCTTCGAGTACGCCGGCCACCCGCCCCTGCTCACGATCGTGGCGCAGGCCCACCCCGACCCGTGGGCGCGGTCGGCCCTCGACCGGCTCCGCGTCCCCTACGAGGTGGCCCACAGCTCCAAGCCCCGCTGGGACCGGGTGCACGCCGCCCTCGACGCGGGGCGGCCGGTGTTCTGCACGGTCGACCGGTCCGGGCTCCCGTGGCACGAGGACACTCCCGAGATGGCCGGTGCCGATCCGTACACCGTGGTCCTCGCCGGGTACGACGGCGACGTCCTGTACGTCGAGGACGGGGCACCCGCCCCGTACCGGATCGACGCGCAGGAGTTCGGCGCCGCCTGGTCCGGGCACCGCAAGGGCCGCCACCAGATGATCGTGCCCACCGGCCCCGCCACCGGCGCCCCCGACGTCGAGGGGGCCCTGGCCGCCACCGCCGCCCGCCTCACCGGACCGGTGCTGGGCAACAAGTTCGACGTCAACTTCGGCTTCTCCGGGATGGAGAAGCTCGCCGCGCAGCTGCGCGACACCCGCACCAAGACCGGCTGGGAGCGCCGCTTCGGCGCCCCGGAGGCCTTCCTCGCGGGGACCCGCCGGCTGTACGCGTGCCTGGAGGAGGAGTGGACCGCGCCCGGCGCCACCCGGCCGCTGTACGCGGACTTCCTCGACCTCGTCGGGCGGCCGGAGGCGGCCGCCCTGTTCCGTGCGTCGGCCGGGCACTGGTCCCGGCTCGCGGAGCTGGCGCGCGCCGCCGGCCCGGACGTGGACACCGCGGGGCGCCGGGCCCTGTTCGACGAGTGCGCCGGCCTGGTGGACCGCTCCCTGGACCTGGAACGCCGGGCCGTCACCCTGCTCTGA
- a CDS encoding DUF1304 domain-containing protein → MHAVAQILIGLVAALHVYFLVLEMFLWQRPPGRALSGFDADTARLTAPLAANQGLYNGFLAAGLVWALVIDSLATQIFFLVCVIVAGVYGAATANRRILVAQALPGALALGAALLAA, encoded by the coding sequence ATGCATGCGGTCGCTCAGATCCTGATCGGCCTCGTGGCCGCGCTGCACGTGTACTTCCTGGTCCTGGAGATGTTCCTGTGGCAGCGGCCGCCGGGCCGCGCCCTGTCCGGCTTCGACGCGGACACCGCCCGCCTCACCGCGCCGCTGGCCGCCAACCAGGGCCTCTACAACGGCTTCCTCGCCGCCGGCCTGGTCTGGGCGCTGGTCATCGACTCGCTCGCCACGCAGATCTTCTTCCTGGTCTGCGTGATCGTGGCCGGGGTGTACGGGGCGGCGACCGCCAACCGCCGGATCCTCGTCGCCCAGGCCCTGCCCGGCGCCCTGGCCCTCGGCGCGGCGCTGCTGGCCGCGTGA
- a CDS encoding TetR/AcrR family transcriptional regulator: MSQGGKDPRPEDPRTARTKARLRESLLAECAGRPLAEVSVSAVVRRAGVGRATFYLHYEDLTGLAVDACADVVHAAVDALHAWQTGPSPLPPARPPAALAEFLAGAAGRAPLYRTLLLPGGGGPLGDRLHRELRARARAERAAAGAPHPELVASAVAAAFTGVLADWLHDGIPGSPDALADRLWLLLLALHRAIAHP, translated from the coding sequence GTGAGCCAGGGCGGGAAGGACCCGCGTCCGGAGGACCCGCGCACGGCCCGGACCAAGGCACGGCTGCGCGAAAGCCTGCTGGCCGAGTGCGCGGGGCGGCCGCTCGCCGAGGTCAGCGTGTCGGCGGTGGTCCGCCGGGCGGGCGTCGGCCGCGCCACGTTCTACCTGCACTACGAGGACCTCACCGGGCTCGCCGTGGACGCGTGCGCGGATGTGGTGCACGCGGCGGTCGACGCCCTGCACGCCTGGCAGACCGGCCCCTCGCCGCTCCCCCCGGCGCGGCCCCCCGCCGCCCTGGCCGAGTTCCTGGCGGGCGCCGCCGGGCGCGCACCGCTCTACCGGACGCTGCTCCTGCCGGGCGGCGGCGGCCCGCTCGGCGACCGCCTCCACCGGGAGCTGCGCGCCCGCGCCCGCGCCGAGCGCGCGGCGGCGGGCGCCCCGCACCCGGAGCTCGTCGCCTCGGCCGTCGCCGCCGCCTTCACCGGCGTCCTCGCGGACTGGCTGCACGACGGCATCCCGGGGAGCCCGGACGCGCTGGCGGACCGCCTGTGGCTGCTTCTGCTGGCCCTCCACCGCGCCATCGCGCACCCGTAG
- a CDS encoding cold-shock protein — protein sequence MATGIVKWFNSEKGFGFIQQDDGGPDVFVHFSAIESTGFKSLDENARVEYQVTQGPKGPQAERVVPIG from the coding sequence ATGGCAACAGGCATCGTGAAGTGGTTCAACTCGGAGAAGGGGTTCGGCTTCATCCAGCAGGACGACGGCGGCCCTGACGTGTTCGTGCACTTCTCCGCGATCGAGAGCACCGGGTTCAAGTCGCTGGACGAGAACGCGCGCGTCGAGTACCAGGTCACCCAAGGCCCCAAGGGCCCCCAGGCCGAGCGGGTGGTTCCCATCGGGTAG
- a CDS encoding HGxxPAAW family protein — protein MSAHGHVDLGHTVAGWTGTTVALLGFAGAGVAVCAAWAPGIWIGLGVVAAAGIVTWLLHLAGWGKPSGPRPEADWDWRTRDALARTGHADCLGCRVGGPRRAVAAAPGPRSATPLPAADVGG, from the coding sequence ATGAGCGCGCACGGTCACGTCGACCTCGGCCACACGGTGGCCGGCTGGACCGGTACCACCGTGGCCCTGCTGGGCTTCGCCGGAGCGGGCGTCGCCGTGTGCGCGGCCTGGGCCCCCGGGATCTGGATCGGCCTCGGCGTCGTCGCCGCCGCGGGGATCGTCACCTGGCTGCTGCACCTCGCCGGCTGGGGCAAGCCGAGCGGGCCCCGTCCGGAAGCCGACTGGGACTGGCGGACCCGGGACGCCCTCGCCCGCACGGGGCACGCCGACTGCCTGGGCTGCCGCGTCGGCGGACCGCGCCGGGCCGTGGCGGCGGCCCCTGGGCCCCGGTCCGCCACCCCGTTGCCCGCGGCGGACGTCGGCGGGTGA
- a CDS encoding MarR family transcriptional regulator: MEGKTRPPATAAEAMSRMDQYVALGVVGQQEVAQRLGLNVTDLTCLGHILGAGDSPLAAGELAELVDLTTGAVTGVLNRLERAGYARRRPDPADRRRVRVVAEPAAAARVVAVYQPFYDRLGALFADYTPDEIAVIADWFERAAVEVRAHCAQVRSGELDTEVP, translated from the coding sequence GTGGAGGGCAAGACCCGCCCCCCGGCCACGGCCGCGGAGGCGATGTCACGCATGGACCAGTACGTCGCCCTGGGCGTCGTCGGCCAGCAGGAGGTGGCGCAGCGGCTCGGCCTCAACGTCACGGATCTGACCTGTCTGGGGCACATTCTGGGAGCGGGCGACAGCCCCCTGGCCGCCGGTGAGCTCGCCGAGCTGGTGGACCTCACCACCGGCGCCGTCACCGGGGTGCTCAACCGCCTCGAACGCGCCGGCTACGCGCGGCGCCGGCCCGACCCGGCCGACCGGCGCCGGGTACGGGTGGTGGCGGAGCCCGCGGCCGCCGCCCGGGTCGTCGCGGTCTACCAGCCGTTCTACGACCGGCTCGGCGCCCTGTTCGCGGACTACACGCCCGACGAGATCGCCGTGATCGCCGACTGGTTCGAGCGCGCCGCGGTCGAGGTCAGGGCCCACTGCGCGCAGGTGCGGTCGGGAGAACTGGACACGGAGGTGCCTTAG
- a CDS encoding DEAD/DEAH box helicase codes for MRNPSVHGRFGVKGGAKAGAKSGGKTPRSIGPQGEFTMHQPKAPALPPVASFAELDLPSELVETMASLEVKEPFPIQAATLPNALAGRDVLGRGRTGSGKTLAFGLAMLARTAGQQADPKRPLALVLVPTRELAQQVTEALDPYAAALKLRMATVVGGLSIGRQVSALRTGAEIVVATPGRLSDLVGRRDVHLERVKITVLDEADQMCDMGFMPQVTEILDQVHHAGQRMLFSATLDRNVDQLVRTYLKDPVSHSVDPQAGAVTTMDHHVLHIHAADKISAATEIAARDNRVLMFLDTKHGVDQFVKHLRAMGVRAEGLHSGKSQPQRTRTLAQFKTGAVTVLVATNVAARGIHIDDLDLVVNVDPPADHKDYLHRGGRTARAGESGRVVTLVTPNQRRDMVRLLADARVRPTITQVRSGEAALSRITGAKAPSGVPLAGSAPTDAKGKPSGSDLGFRGMGTRPGRAKESRKTLEARQQAEARRAARVRRGV; via the coding sequence ATGAGGAACCCGTCAGTTCATGGACGCTTCGGTGTGAAGGGCGGTGCCAAGGCCGGAGCCAAGTCCGGCGGCAAGACCCCCCGGAGCATCGGGCCGCAGGGCGAGTTCACGATGCACCAGCCGAAGGCGCCGGCGCTCCCGCCGGTGGCGTCGTTCGCGGAGCTCGACCTGCCCTCTGAGCTGGTGGAGACCATGGCCTCCCTGGAGGTCAAGGAGCCGTTCCCCATCCAGGCCGCGACGCTCCCGAACGCCCTGGCCGGCCGGGACGTCCTCGGCCGCGGCCGGACCGGCTCGGGCAAGACCCTCGCCTTCGGCCTGGCCATGCTGGCGCGCACGGCGGGACAGCAGGCGGACCCGAAGCGCCCGCTCGCGCTGGTCCTCGTACCGACGCGCGAGCTGGCGCAGCAGGTGACCGAGGCACTGGATCCGTACGCGGCGGCCCTGAAGCTGCGGATGGCGACCGTGGTCGGCGGACTGTCCATCGGCCGGCAGGTGAGCGCCCTGCGCACCGGCGCCGAGATCGTGGTGGCCACCCCCGGGCGGCTCAGCGACCTGGTCGGGCGGCGGGACGTGCACCTGGAGCGGGTGAAGATCACCGTGCTCGACGAGGCCGACCAGATGTGCGACATGGGCTTCATGCCGCAGGTCACCGAGATCCTGGACCAGGTGCACCACGCGGGGCAGCGGATGCTGTTCTCGGCGACCCTGGACCGCAACGTGGACCAGCTCGTCCGGACGTACCTGAAGGACCCGGTCTCGCACTCCGTCGACCCGCAGGCGGGCGCGGTGACCACGATGGACCACCACGTGCTGCACATCCACGCGGCCGACAAGATCTCGGCGGCCACCGAGATCGCGGCCCGCGACAACCGGGTGCTGATGTTCCTCGACACCAAGCACGGCGTCGACCAGTTCGTGAAGCACCTGCGCGCCATGGGCGTACGGGCCGAGGGGCTGCACAGCGGCAAGTCCCAGCCGCAGCGCACCCGGACCCTGGCGCAGTTCAAGACCGGGGCCGTCACCGTCCTGGTCGCGACCAACGTGGCGGCGCGCGGCATCCACATCGACGACCTCGACCTCGTGGTCAACGTCGACCCGCCCGCCGACCACAAGGACTACCTGCACCGCGGCGGCCGTACCGCCCGGGCCGGCGAGTCCGGACGGGTCGTCACCCTCGTCACCCCGAACCAGCGCCGGGACATGGTCCGGCTGCTGGCGGACGCACGGGTCCGGCCCACGATCACGCAGGTGCGCTCCGGTGAGGCGGCGCTGAGCCGGATCACCGGCGCGAAGGCCCCCTCCGGGGTCCCGCTGGCCGGCTCCGCGCCCACCGACGCCAAGGGCAAGCCCTCGGGGTCGGACCTCGGTTTCCGCGGCATGGGCACCCGCCCCGGCCGGGCCAAGGAGTCCCGCAAGACGCTGGAAGCCCGGCAGCAGGCCGAGGCCCGCCGCGCGGCCCGCGTCCGCCGCGGCGTCTGA
- a CDS encoding TetR/AcrR family transcriptional regulator yields the protein MTSDDPVRRGGREAQRRRTRKAIVEAAVRLSAGGVTPSIDEIAVAADVSRRTVYVYFPSLDHLLIDATAGALNEPPVEEALTDPAIADDPAARVDALIRTLLKYSPQSLPLGRRLIRLTVDPPTGVTGDTGEPSGPRRGPRRIEWLEQACAPLRDTLSQEEFRRLISALTIVVGWEAQIALRDVRGLDPEAEQEAITWAARALVETAIREHEAGSP from the coding sequence ATGACCAGTGACGATCCGGTCCGCCGCGGCGGACGCGAAGCGCAACGGCGCCGCACCCGGAAGGCGATCGTCGAGGCGGCGGTCCGGCTGAGTGCGGGCGGAGTGACGCCGTCCATCGACGAGATCGCGGTGGCCGCCGACGTGTCCCGCCGCACCGTCTACGTGTATTTCCCGAGCCTCGACCACCTGCTGATCGACGCGACCGCCGGCGCGCTCAACGAGCCCCCGGTCGAGGAGGCGTTGACCGACCCCGCGATCGCCGACGACCCCGCCGCACGGGTCGACGCCCTCATCCGGACGCTGCTGAAGTACTCACCGCAGTCGCTTCCCCTGGGCCGCCGGCTGATCCGGCTGACCGTCGACCCGCCGACGGGCGTGACGGGTGACACCGGGGAGCCGTCCGGCCCGCGCCGGGGCCCCCGCCGGATCGAATGGCTGGAGCAGGCCTGTGCACCGCTCCGCGACACCCTGAGCCAGGAGGAGTTCCGGCGGCTGATCTCGGCCCTGACCATCGTGGTCGGCTGGGAGGCGCAGATCGCCCTGCGCGACGTGCGCGGGCTCGACCCGGAGGCCGAACAGGAGGCCATCACCTGGGCCGCGCGCGCCCTGGTGGAGACGGCGATCAGGGAGCACGAAGCGGGCAGCCCCTAA
- a CDS encoding NAD(P)/FAD-dependent oxidoreductase, with protein MSENTEVVVIGGGYAGVMAANRLTQRDDVTVTLVNPRRTFVERIRLHQLVGGTDDAVVDYREVLNEGVRLVVDTVTRIDAAGRGVELASGPTVAYDYLIYAVGSGSADPAVPGAAAFAYPIGSLEEAQRLRPLLDAAPATAAVTVVGAGPTGIETAAELAEAGRTVTLVCGGVLGPYLHRRGRRAVAKRLAGLGVTVLDGPDTKVTAVTRDAVRLSGGGELPSVVTVWTAGFGVPDLAVRSGLSTDALGRLLTDETLTSVDDVRIVAAGDSAAPSGLPLRMSCQAAMPLGARAADTVLSRIAGEQPSTLNQVFAGQCISLGRRAGIFQFAHKNDIALWFHVAGRPGAKLKEFVCKGVVKHLADEARKPGAYGLHRLSGGGVREKLLRAESGKAPAPATAERTV; from the coding sequence ATGAGCGAGAACACCGAGGTGGTCGTCATCGGCGGCGGGTACGCCGGCGTCATGGCGGCCAATCGACTGACGCAGCGCGATGACGTGACGGTGACCCTGGTCAACCCGCGCCGGACCTTCGTCGAGCGGATCCGCCTGCACCAGCTGGTGGGCGGGACCGACGACGCGGTGGTCGACTACCGGGAGGTCCTCAACGAGGGCGTCCGGCTGGTGGTCGACACCGTGACCCGGATCGACGCGGCCGGGCGCGGCGTGGAGTTGGCGTCGGGCCCGACGGTCGCCTACGACTACCTGATCTACGCGGTGGGCAGCGGCAGCGCCGACCCGGCCGTGCCCGGAGCCGCCGCGTTCGCCTACCCGATCGGCAGCCTGGAGGAGGCGCAGCGGCTGCGGCCGCTCCTCGACGCAGCGCCCGCGACGGCCGCGGTGACGGTGGTCGGAGCCGGTCCGACGGGCATCGAGACCGCCGCCGAACTGGCCGAGGCGGGCCGCACCGTGACCCTGGTCTGCGGAGGCGTGCTCGGCCCGTACCTGCACCGGCGGGGGCGGCGCGCGGTCGCCAAGCGGCTGGCCGGGCTCGGCGTGACCGTGCTCGACGGCCCCGACACGAAGGTGACGGCGGTGACCCGCGATGCCGTGCGGCTCAGCGGCGGCGGCGAACTGCCGAGCGTCGTGACCGTCTGGACGGCCGGCTTCGGGGTGCCGGACCTGGCCGTGCGCAGCGGGCTGAGCACCGACGCCCTGGGCCGCCTGCTCACGGACGAGACGCTGACCAGCGTGGACGACGTACGCATCGTCGCGGCCGGCGACTCGGCGGCGCCGTCCGGCCTGCCGCTGCGGATGAGCTGCCAGGCCGCGATGCCGCTGGGCGCGCGGGCCGCCGACACGGTGCTCAGCCGGATCGCGGGAGAGCAGCCGTCGACCCTCAACCAGGTGTTCGCCGGCCAGTGCATCAGCCTGGGCCGTCGCGCCGGCATCTTCCAGTTCGCCCACAAGAACGACATCGCGCTCTGGTTCCACGTCGCCGGTCGCCCTGGTGCGAAGCTCAAGGAGTTCGTGTGCAAGGGCGTCGTCAAGCACCTGGCCGACGAGGCGCGCAAGCCCGGTGCGTACGGCTTGCACCGCCTCTCGGGCGGCGGTGTGCGCGAGAAGCTGCTGCGGGCCGAGTCCGGCAAGGCGCCGGCGCCGGCCACCGCTGAACGGACGGTCTAG
- a CDS encoding alpha/beta fold hydrolase produces MFKVVSSDGTAIACERHGDEGPTLVLVGGTLMTRARHAPLASLLARDFSVVNYDRRGRGDSGDHPVYDVQREVDDLDAVIERVGGPVLLFGMSSGAVLALEAVARGSAVSALALYEPPFVVDATRPPLPVDYVDRMKAVVARGDATQALGYFLSVGLSMPDEAIAGMRNTPVWAAWEAAAPTLPYDGQVMADTMSGRPLPPDRWRPVNIPVLVGHGSAGETYMANGAKELASHGDNYTLCTLPGQDHNVDPHALAPVLTAFFTGVQRDVRSGSVVVRPGIDPRVPR; encoded by the coding sequence GTGTTCAAGGTGGTCTCGTCCGACGGCACGGCTATCGCCTGCGAGCGGCACGGCGACGAGGGCCCGACGCTGGTCCTCGTCGGCGGCACCTTGATGACCCGGGCACGGCACGCACCGCTCGCCTCGCTGCTGGCACGTGACTTCAGCGTCGTCAACTACGACCGCAGGGGCCGCGGTGACAGCGGTGACCACCCCGTCTACGACGTGCAGCGCGAGGTCGACGACCTGGACGCGGTGATCGAGCGGGTGGGCGGGCCCGTGCTGCTCTTCGGGATGTCCTCCGGAGCCGTCCTGGCTCTGGAGGCCGTGGCCAGGGGCAGCGCGGTCTCGGCCCTGGCCCTGTACGAGCCGCCGTTCGTCGTCGACGCGACCCGCCCGCCGCTGCCGGTCGACTACGTCGACCGCATGAAGGCGGTCGTCGCGCGGGGCGACGCGACGCAGGCCCTCGGCTATTTCCTGTCGGTGGGCCTGTCCATGCCGGACGAAGCCATCGCCGGGATGCGGAACACCCCTGTCTGGGCTGCGTGGGAGGCCGCCGCCCCGACCCTTCCCTACGACGGCCAGGTGATGGCCGACACGATGTCCGGCCGGCCGTTGCCCCCGGACCGGTGGCGGCCGGTGAACATACCCGTCCTCGTCGGCCACGGCAGCGCGGGCGAGACGTACATGGCCAACGGGGCGAAAGAGCTTGCCTCCCACGGGGACAACTACACGCTGTGCACCCTCCCCGGCCAGGACCACAACGTCGACCCGCACGCCCTCGCGCCTGTACTGACGGCCTTCTTCACCGGCGTCCAGCGCGACGTGCGGTCCGGATCCGTCGTGGTCCGACCCGGCATCGACCCACGAGTGCCTCGCTAG
- a CDS encoding GNAT family N-acetyltransferase, with product MGQTLTEILDAAAAGRFPPPDGGTTVVPQENGRDAGVLAFTAHSVVFTDEDPDWVRSTLAALDCDALAATMNPRFLAALLDRTGRGTDTIDLLTVAGPLSGEPPLELRELADPDHPRVRRALRRRDDVRVWSADGGVLVLGRGVAGRWEAAIEVDEDVRARGLGRQLARAARHLVPDGQPVWSQQATGNARSIRAFQAAGYRPVGAEALMLAPAP from the coding sequence ATGGGGCAGACCCTGACGGAGATCCTGGACGCGGCGGCCGCGGGACGGTTCCCGCCCCCCGACGGCGGCACGACCGTCGTTCCGCAGGAGAACGGGCGTGACGCGGGTGTCCTCGCCTTCACCGCGCACTCCGTGGTGTTCACCGACGAGGACCCGGACTGGGTGAGATCCACCCTCGCCGCCCTGGACTGCGACGCACTGGCCGCGACCATGAACCCCCGCTTCCTGGCCGCACTGCTGGACCGCACGGGACGCGGCACCGACACGATCGACCTGCTCACCGTGGCCGGCCCGCTGTCCGGCGAGCCCCCGCTGGAGCTCCGGGAGCTGGCCGACCCCGACCACCCCCGCGTACGGCGGGCCCTGAGGCGCCGCGACGACGTACGGGTCTGGTCGGCCGACGGGGGAGTCCTCGTCCTCGGCCGGGGCGTCGCGGGCCGCTGGGAGGCAGCGATCGAGGTGGACGAGGACGTCCGCGCACGCGGGCTGGGCCGGCAACTGGCCCGCGCCGCCCGCCACCTCGTCCCCGACGGGCAGCCGGTCTGGTCCCAGCAGGCCACCGGCAACGCACGCAGCATCCGTGCCTTCCAGGCCGCCGGCTACCGGCCGGTCGGAGCGGAGGCCCTGATGCTGGCCCCCGCACCCTGA